Proteins from a genomic interval of bacterium:
- a CDS encoding DUF92 domain-containing protein, translating into MELAVRIVAGGALSAGIAAAAYRRKALTRSGAWAAALTGVVLVLAGWRWLVLVGAFFITSSILTRLEAPGSRGRRSNDRRGRRWRQVAANSGIALVSAVVYAATGWPRGFGVAAGAIAAATADTWATEIGRWSRTPPRLITTGRVTAPGASGGVTPLGTLASVGGALFIAAVAFALDGTPGGDRLGMGARLGGTGWVAIAGITGSLFDSVLGATIEGRGRWLDNDTVNVAATAWGAAIMLYAAGLP; encoded by the coding sequence ATGGAGTTGGCGGTACGAATCGTCGCCGGCGGAGCGCTCAGCGCGGGCATCGCGGCCGCCGCGTACCGGCGCAAGGCGCTCACCCGCTCAGGTGCATGGGCCGCCGCGCTCACGGGCGTCGTGCTCGTCCTCGCCGGCTGGCGGTGGCTCGTTCTCGTCGGCGCGTTCTTTATCACATCTTCCATCCTGACGCGACTCGAAGCACCCGGCTCCCGCGGGCGGCGCTCAAACGATCGCCGAGGCCGCCGGTGGCGGCAGGTCGCCGCGAACAGCGGAATCGCCCTGGTCAGCGCGGTGGTCTATGCCGCCACCGGATGGCCGCGCGGCTTCGGCGTTGCCGCGGGCGCGATCGCCGCCGCGACCGCGGACACCTGGGCCACGGAAATCGGCCGCTGGAGCCGCACGCCGCCGCGGCTCATCACGACGGGCCGAGTGACCGCGCCGGGCGCCTCGGGCGGGGTCACTCCGCTGGGTACGCTCGCGTCCGTCGGAGGAGCGCTGTTCATCGCCGCCGTCGCATTCGCGCTGGATGGGACTCCTGGCGGCGATCGACTCGGAATGGGAGCGCGTCTTGGCGGGACGGGATGGGTCGCGATCGCCGGCATCACCGGCTCACTGTTTGACAGCGTGCTCGGCGCAACGATCGAAGGCCGCGGACGCTGGCTCGACAACGATACGGTGAACGTCGCCGCGACCGCGTGGGGCGCGGCGATCATGCTTTACGCGGCGGGCCTGCCTTGA
- a CDS encoding GNAT family N-acetyltransferase, producing MRTLTADQLAEHVASFATLLQDSVDGGASVGFVPPLAGSASRAYWDGVRSTLLGGNRILLAAVEGGEVLGSVQLDLPTMPNAGHRAEVMKLMVRRSARRRGIGRALMLALEDAARRAGRSLLVLDTRVGDSAEQLYLGLGYTRAGVIPRYALSAAGTLEPTVYMYRWLEQ from the coding sequence ATCCGCACGTTGACCGCGGACCAACTGGCCGAGCACGTCGCTTCGTTTGCGACACTTCTCCAAGATTCCGTCGACGGCGGCGCGTCGGTCGGCTTCGTGCCGCCCCTTGCCGGCTCAGCCTCGCGCGCGTACTGGGATGGCGTCCGCTCGACGCTCCTCGGGGGCAATCGGATTCTGCTCGCGGCCGTCGAGGGAGGCGAGGTGCTCGGCTCGGTGCAGCTCGATCTCCCCACGATGCCCAACGCCGGCCACCGCGCCGAGGTGATGAAGCTCATGGTACGCCGTTCAGCCCGGCGCCGGGGTATCGGTCGCGCGTTGATGCTCGCGCTCGAAGACGCCGCGCGACGGGCCGGCCGGAGTCTTCTGGTCCTCGACACGCGGGTCGGCGACTCCGCCGAACAACTGTATCTCGGGCTCGGGTACACCCGCGCCGGTGTGATCCCGCGCTATGCGCTGAGCGCGGCGGGAACCCTCGAGCCGACCGTGTACATGTACCGTTGGCTGGAGCAATGA
- a CDS encoding HAD family hydrolase: protein MSGRRAVFVDRDGVLIRDVNHLTSPSQIEVLPGVAESLRRLRGAGWAVVVVTNQSVVARGMVTEEGLREIHATLESLLRSRGAPLDAIYYCPHHPDGTVAAYRAACDCRKPRAGLLLRAAADLGLDLEASVMVGDAASDIEAGRRAGCRTVLLRVAGETGASDVSGADHVAADLAAAADWILTTPAATGALPQVDPGHHTPN, encoded by the coding sequence ATGAGCGGACGTCGCGCGGTCTTCGTCGATCGCGACGGCGTGCTCATCCGAGACGTCAACCATCTGACCTCCCCTTCGCAGATCGAGGTTCTGCCCGGGGTGGCGGAGTCGCTGCGCCGCCTTCGCGGCGCCGGATGGGCCGTCGTGGTGGTCACCAACCAATCGGTCGTGGCGCGCGGAATGGTGACGGAAGAAGGGCTGCGGGAAATTCACGCGACGCTTGAATCGCTGCTTCGCTCGCGCGGCGCCCCGCTCGATGCGATCTATTACTGTCCGCACCATCCCGACGGGACCGTGGCCGCCTATCGCGCCGCGTGCGATTGTCGCAAGCCGCGGGCAGGTCTGCTGCTGCGGGCGGCGGCCGATCTCGGCCTGGACCTGGAGGCCTCCGTGATGGTGGGAGATGCGGCGTCGGACATCGAGGCGGGCCGGCGGGCGGGGTGCCGTACGGTGCTCCTGCGGGTGGCCGGCGAGACCGGCGCCTCCGATGTCTCCGGTGCGGACCACGTCGCGGCGGATCTGGCCGCGGCCGCGGACTGGATTCTCACGACGCCGGCCGCAACCGGCGCCCTGCCTCAGGTCGATCCGGGACACCATACGCCCAATTGA
- a CDS encoding nucleotidyltransferase family protein — protein sequence MRAIVLAAGRGRRLEPLTLTRPKPLLDVAGRPILAHILDSLARIGIRDVIVVVGHLGDQIAAYLDTRPAPRPRVVVQSSLGGNGDAVRAAREYLDGPLLVAFGDTILRGDLAPACRGDFAAIAVARVEDGRSYGIVETDRDGWVRRLWEKPAEPPSHDAVAGTFVFPEGRRLREALDETAAAGARGRDGEVWLTDIVQRMIDRGERVRTFRVEAFYDCGTLERLAEADRALRAMDGARRGAGGPAPSTP from the coding sequence GTGAGAGCGATCGTGCTCGCCGCCGGCCGCGGCCGGCGGCTCGAGCCGCTGACCCTCACCCGCCCCAAGCCGCTGCTGGACGTCGCCGGCCGCCCGATCCTCGCGCACATTCTCGATTCGCTCGCGCGGATCGGCATCCGCGACGTCATCGTCGTGGTGGGCCATCTGGGAGACCAGATTGCCGCCTACCTGGACACCCGCCCCGCGCCGAGACCTCGCGTCGTCGTCCAGTCTTCGCTCGGCGGCAACGGAGACGCGGTCCGGGCGGCGCGCGAGTACCTCGACGGTCCGCTGCTCGTGGCCTTCGGCGACACGATCCTGCGCGGCGACCTCGCGCCGGCATGCCGCGGTGACTTCGCGGCGATCGCCGTCGCCCGGGTTGAAGACGGCCGGAGTTACGGTATCGTCGAGACGGATCGGGACGGGTGGGTGCGGCGTCTGTGGGAAAAGCCCGCGGAGCCGCCGAGTCACGACGCGGTGGCGGGGACGTTCGTCTTCCCGGAAGGCCGCCGGTTGCGGGAGGCCCTCGATGAGACGGCGGCGGCGGGCGCGCGCGGCCGGGACGGCGAGGTGTGGCTGACCGATATCGTGCAGCGCATGATCGACCGCGGGGAGCGGGTGCGGACGTTCCGCGTCGAGGCGTTCTACGATTGCGGCACCCTCGAGCGTCTGGCCGAGGCGGACCGCGCCCTTCGGGCGATGGACGGAGCGCGCCGCGGCGCGGGCGGGCCCGCGCCGTCCACTCCATGA
- the purH gene encoding bifunctional phosphoribosylaminoimidazolecarboxamide formyltransferase/IMP cyclohydrolase: MTIARALLSVADKTGVVDLARGLVGTGCEIISTGGTAAALREAAVPVTALDTVTGFPEILGGRVKTLHPSVHGGLLAVRGDARHTAELARHGIRPIDLVAVTLYPFEAALARGSDERTLIEEIDIGGVTLLRAAAKNFHDVVVLSDPAQYAPALDEIRRTGTVAPEMRRRLAQEAFARTAVYDRTIGGWLGVDSTAAGRQAAGAAPAEADRPFPARLSLAFEKVQDLRYGENPHQRGAFYREGGGADALAPGVAGARQIAGKELSYNNIYDLDAALELVREFGETAAVVVKHGIPCGVAIAGTLRDAYLRARDGDPVSAFGGIVALNRPVDRAAADAINETFLEAVIAPGFAEDAAALLARKKAVRLLETGALGPAGPTGGVDWRRVRGGLLVQDRDALDLVEADLRTVTSRAPTDAEWRDLRFAWTVCRHVRSNAIVFARDRQVVGVGAGQPNRVESVRIAGRVAGDRARGACMTSEAFFPFADGVEAAAAAGITAVMQPGGSKRDPEVIATAEAAGMAMVTTGIRHFRH; encoded by the coding sequence GTGACGATCGCGCGCGCGCTGCTCAGCGTCGCAGACAAGACCGGCGTCGTCGACCTGGCGCGGGGGCTCGTCGGGACCGGCTGCGAGATCATCTCGACCGGCGGCACCGCGGCTGCGCTTCGCGAGGCCGCGGTGCCGGTGACCGCGCTCGATACCGTGACGGGATTCCCGGAGATCCTGGGCGGGCGCGTCAAGACGCTGCATCCCTCGGTCCACGGCGGGCTGCTCGCGGTGCGGGGCGACGCGCGGCATACGGCGGAACTGGCGCGGCACGGGATCCGTCCGATCGATCTCGTCGCGGTGACGCTGTATCCGTTCGAGGCGGCGCTCGCGCGCGGGTCCGACGAACGGACGTTGATCGAGGAGATCGACATCGGCGGCGTCACACTTTTGCGTGCGGCCGCCAAGAATTTTCACGACGTCGTCGTGCTGAGCGACCCGGCGCAGTACGCTCCGGCGTTGGATGAGATACGGCGCACCGGGACCGTGGCGCCGGAGATGCGGCGGCGGCTTGCCCAGGAAGCCTTCGCGCGCACGGCCGTCTACGACCGGACGATCGGGGGCTGGCTCGGCGTTGATTCCACGGCTGCCGGCCGGCAGGCGGCCGGCGCCGCGCCCGCCGAGGCCGATCGGCCGTTCCCGGCGCGGTTGAGCCTTGCGTTCGAGAAAGTCCAGGATCTCCGGTACGGCGAGAACCCGCACCAGCGCGGAGCCTTTTACCGCGAGGGCGGCGGCGCAGACGCCTTAGCGCCGGGTGTGGCCGGGGCGCGGCAGATCGCCGGCAAGGAGCTTTCCTACAATAATATCTACGACCTCGACGCGGCCCTCGAGCTGGTGCGCGAGTTCGGCGAGACCGCCGCGGTCGTCGTGAAGCACGGGATCCCGTGCGGGGTGGCGATTGCCGGAACGCTGCGCGACGCCTACCTTCGCGCGCGGGACGGCGACCCGGTCTCCGCGTTCGGCGGCATCGTCGCGCTCAACCGCCCGGTCGATCGCGCCGCGGCGGATGCGATCAACGAGACGTTTCTCGAAGCCGTGATCGCGCCGGGGTTTGCCGAGGACGCGGCGGCGCTGCTCGCTAGGAAGAAGGCCGTGCGCCTGCTCGAGACGGGTGCGCTCGGCCCGGCCGGCCCCACCGGCGGCGTCGACTGGCGGCGCGTGCGGGGAGGGCTGCTGGTTCAGGATCGCGACGCCCTTGATCTCGTGGAAGCGGACCTGAGGACGGTCACGTCCCGCGCGCCCACCGATGCCGAGTGGAGGGACCTGCGGTTCGCGTGGACGGTCTGCCGGCACGTCCGGTCGAACGCGATCGTCTTCGCGCGCGACCGGCAGGTGGTGGGCGTCGGCGCCGGCCAGCCCAACCGCGTGGAATCGGTGCGGATCGCCGGCCGGGTGGCGGGCGACCGGGCCCGCGGCGCCTGCATGACCTCGGAGGCGTTCTTTCCGTTCGCCGACGGCGTGGAGGCCGCCGCGGCCGCCGGGATCACCGCGGTCATGCAACCGGGCGGTTCGAAGCGCGACCCCGAAGTCATCGCCACGGCGGAGGCCGCCGGCATGGCGATGGTGACGACCGGAATCCGCCACTTCCGCCATTGA
- the purN gene encoding phosphoribosylglycinamide formyltransferase produces MPERRPEGLGRTGSPLRVGVLVSGTGTILQALIDACRAGEMPAEIVVVISNVPGAFALERARAAGIPAETLDHRSFPSRAAFETALRTTLDGAGVDLVCLAGFLRILTPGFVDAFAGRLMNIHPALLPAFGGKGMYGDRVHETVLASGARVSGCTVHFVTRDADAGPIIVQAPVPVEDDDTPATLSARVRREELRAFPLAVRLFAEGRLRIEGNRVLVLPAAAGSPPRTNAPAAPQDTAAGPETRVHLRAKP; encoded by the coding sequence GTGCCTGAGAGGCGGCCGGAGGGCCTGGGCCGGACGGGGTCGCCGCTTCGCGTCGGCGTGCTCGTGTCCGGCACGGGGACGATACTGCAGGCCCTCATCGACGCCTGCCGCGCCGGCGAGATGCCGGCGGAGATCGTCGTCGTGATCAGCAACGTGCCGGGCGCGTTCGCGCTCGAGCGGGCGCGCGCGGCCGGGATTCCCGCGGAGACGCTGGACCACCGGAGCTTCCCGAGCCGGGCGGCGTTCGAGACGGCGCTGCGAACGACGCTGGACGGCGCCGGGGTAGATCTCGTCTGCCTCGCGGGCTTTTTGCGAATTCTCACCCCGGGATTCGTCGACGCGTTTGCCGGCCGCCTGATGAACATTCATCCGGCGCTGCTGCCGGCGTTCGGCGGAAAGGGGATGTACGGCGACCGCGTCCACGAGACCGTGCTGGCCTCGGGGGCGCGGGTCAGCGGGTGTACGGTCCATTTCGTGACGCGCGACGCGGACGCGGGACCCATCATCGTGCAGGCGCCGGTTCCGGTCGAGGACGATGACACACCGGCCACGCTCTCGGCGCGGGTGCGCCGCGAGGAACTGCGGGCCTTTCCGCTCGCGGTGCGGCTGTTCGCGGAGGGGCGGCTGCGCATCGAAGGCAACCGCGTGCTCGTGCTTCCCGCCGCCGCGGGATCGCCGCCCCGCACGAACGCGCCCGCGGCGCCTCAGGACACGGCGGCGGGGCCCGAGACGCGCGTCCATCTGCGTGCGAAGCCGTGA
- the purM gene encoding phosphoribosylformylglycinamidine cyclo-ligase, translating into MPASSRSLTYRETGVDIAAKEEILAGVRARIRATHREGTLGTGGEFGGLFRLTGYRDPVIVSSIDGVGTKTRVALWAGRPARAGADIVAHGANDVVCQGAAPLFMLDYVASSSLDPAVVSGAIEGIAEACAAQGITLLGGETAEMPGVYARGELDIVGCTVGAVERGEIITGAEIRPGDAVVGLASDGLHTNGYTLARAVLLPRGPRDAVRRALARKLPGLGETVEEALLRPHRPYARSVLGLRRRVALHGIAHVTGGGLPGNLVRVLPDGCHAVLTRSRWPVPPVFTVIQRRGRIADEEMFRTFNMGLGLLLVVPRGSSAAAVRLLESAGERAWAVGEIVSGTRGVEIRA; encoded by the coding sequence ATGCCGGCGTCGTCCCGCTCGCTCACCTACCGCGAGACGGGCGTCGACATCGCGGCCAAGGAAGAGATCCTCGCCGGGGTGCGGGCGAGGATCCGGGCGACGCACCGCGAGGGTACGCTCGGAACCGGCGGGGAGTTCGGCGGTCTGTTCCGTCTCACCGGGTACCGCGATCCGGTCATCGTGAGCTCGATCGACGGCGTCGGCACCAAGACGCGCGTGGCGCTGTGGGCCGGCCGCCCGGCGCGGGCGGGCGCCGACATCGTGGCGCACGGCGCGAACGACGTGGTGTGCCAGGGGGCGGCGCCGCTGTTCATGCTCGACTACGTCGCATCGTCCAGTCTCGATCCCGCGGTCGTCTCCGGGGCCATCGAGGGCATCGCGGAGGCCTGCGCGGCCCAAGGGATCACGCTCCTCGGCGGCGAGACCGCGGAGATGCCGGGCGTCTACGCCCGCGGCGAACTGGACATCGTCGGCTGTACCGTCGGCGCGGTCGAGCGCGGCGAGATCATTACCGGCGCGGAGATCCGGCCCGGGGACGCGGTCGTCGGCCTCGCGAGCGACGGCCTGCACACGAACGGCTACACGCTCGCGCGCGCCGTCCTGCTGCCGCGCGGTCCGCGGGACGCGGTGCGCCGCGCGCTTGCGCGGAAGCTTCCCGGGCTCGGCGAGACGGTCGAGGAAGCGCTGCTGCGCCCGCACCGGCCGTACGCGCGGTCCGTGCTGGGGCTGCGCCGGCGCGTGGCGCTTCACGGCATCGCCCACGTGACCGGCGGCGGGCTGCCGGGCAATCTCGTGCGCGTGCTGCCGGACGGCTGCCACGCGGTGTTGACGCGCAGCCGCTGGCCGGTGCCGCCGGTGTTCACGGTGATCCAGCGCCGCGGCCGGATCGCGGACGAGGAGATGTTTCGGACGTTCAACATGGGGCTGGGACTGCTGCTCGTCGTACCGCGCGGCTCGTCGGCGGCCGCGGTGCGGCTCTTGGAGAGCGCGGGCGAGCGCGCCTGGGCGGTCGGCGAGATCGTGTCCGGGACGCGCGGGGTGGAGATACGTGCCTGA
- the purF gene encoding amidophosphoribosyltransferase encodes MMTTPWDKLREECGVFGIRTQAAAAPYVHLGLYALQHRGQESAGIATWDGSHTHLVKDMGLVAQVFTPERLARLPGGVGIGHVRYSTMGGAHLANAQPFIEETPWGTLALAHNGNLVNAPMLRAGLEDAGCQFHATSDTEVMTKLIATAPARSLEEAIAYCMERILGAYTAVALVGDTLMAFRDAHGIRPLAMGRLGNDVVFASESCAFDHVGAEQVADVAPGELLLAGPDGLRSVQVLAPDRRASCVFEYIYFARPDSVLESQNVHHVRRRMGRVLAREHPASADAVIAVPDSGTSSAMGFAETMGVPHEVGLIKNKYIGRTFIQPDPSMRDFGVRVKLNAVREVVAGRRIVLVDDSIVRGTTSRQIVRLLRQVGAREVHVRISSPPIRHACFYGIDTSNRGELIASRLSVEEIRREIEADSLGYLSVEGLVEGLGLPRPHLCLACLTGAYPTETPTEAVAGRFALESRTAAAGTPGV; translated from the coding sequence ATGATGACGACACCGTGGGACAAGCTGCGCGAAGAGTGCGGGGTCTTCGGGATCCGCACCCAGGCCGCGGCCGCCCCGTACGTGCACCTCGGCCTGTACGCGCTGCAGCACCGCGGCCAGGAGAGCGCCGGCATCGCGACCTGGGACGGCTCGCACACGCACCTCGTCAAGGACATGGGGCTCGTGGCGCAGGTCTTCACGCCCGAGCGCCTGGCCCGGCTTCCCGGCGGCGTCGGCATCGGGCACGTGCGGTACTCGACGATGGGCGGCGCGCATCTCGCGAACGCGCAGCCCTTCATTGAAGAGACGCCGTGGGGGACGCTCGCGCTGGCCCACAACGGCAACCTGGTCAACGCGCCGATGCTGCGGGCCGGACTCGAGGACGCCGGCTGCCAGTTCCACGCGACGTCCGACACGGAGGTCATGACCAAGCTCATCGCGACCGCGCCCGCGCGCTCGCTCGAAGAGGCGATCGCCTACTGCATGGAGCGCATTCTCGGCGCGTACACCGCCGTGGCGCTCGTCGGCGACACGCTGATGGCGTTTCGCGACGCGCACGGCATCAGGCCGCTGGCGATGGGCCGTCTCGGGAACGACGTCGTCTTCGCCTCGGAGAGCTGCGCCTTCGACCACGTCGGCGCCGAGCAGGTCGCGGACGTCGCGCCGGGCGAGCTGCTGCTCGCCGGCCCCGACGGCCTCCGGTCCGTCCAGGTGCTGGCGCCGGACCGGCGGGCGTCGTGCGTGTTCGAATACATCTACTTCGCCCGGCCCGACAGCGTCCTCGAGTCCCAGAACGTGCACCATGTGCGCCGGCGGATGGGGCGGGTGCTGGCCCGCGAGCATCCGGCGTCGGCCGACGCGGTCATCGCGGTGCCGGATTCCGGCACGTCGTCGGCGATGGGCTTCGCCGAGACGATGGGCGTGCCGCACGAGGTCGGGTTGATCAAGAACAAGTACATCGGGCGGACGTTCATCCAGCCCGATCCGTCGATGCGCGACTTCGGCGTGCGGGTGAAGCTGAACGCCGTACGCGAGGTCGTGGCAGGCCGCCGCATCGTGCTGGTCGACGACTCGATCGTGCGGGGCACGACCAGCCGGCAGATCGTGCGCCTCCTGCGCCAGGTTGGGGCGCGCGAGGTGCACGTGCGCATCTCCTCGCCGCCGATCCGCCACGCCTGCTTCTACGGCATCGACACGAGCAACCGGGGCGAGCTCATCGCCTCGCGGCTGTCCGTCGAGGAGATCCGGCGGGAGATCGAGGCCGACAGCCTCGGCTACCTGAGCGTCGAGGGACTGGTCGAAGGGCTCGGCCTGCCGCGGCCGCACCTGTGTCTCGCGTGCCTGACCGGCGCGTACCCGACGGAGACGCCCACCGAGGCGGTGGCCGGCCGGTTCGCGCTGGAGTCGCGGACCGCGGCCGCCGGCACGCCCGGCGTCTAG
- the purL gene encoding phosphoribosylformylglycinamidine synthase subunit PurL codes for MAAVRPAPDRVGSPARPPERPLGALRPDEYAEVCRRLGRDPSPAELGMFGVMWSEHCAYKHSRTALRRLPTKGRGVLRGPGENAGAVDAGGGLAAVFKMESHNHPSAVAPFHGAATGVGGIIRDVLAMGARPVALLDSLRFGPLDEPAVAPLARGVVAGIAAYGNSIGVPTVGGEVRCAPCYRANPLVNVACLGLAPADGLATSRAAGPGNAVVYLGARTGRDGMQGAAFASAELAGNPTDRSAVQMGDPFTGKLLIEATLEALATGAVVALQDMGAAGLTCALSEMSARGEVGMDVDLRLVPRREDGMTPEEVLLSESQERMLLVVQAGREDEVLRVAQRWELPAVVIGRVVAEPVLTVRDGERTIVHLDPRHLTDAPVYAPAGVPPAYLAEARHLDLAALPAHDPVGALLALLRRPGTASARWIFRQYDHMIQTNTVVAPGADAAVLRLKDAPPRGLALAVDGNGRYCYLDPYLGGMLAVLEAAQNLACAGAAPAAVTDCLNFASPERPEVFWTFTQAVDGIARACEALEVPVVGGNVSFYNEAGEGIYPTPVVAMLGRMEDVRRHATPGWTGDGDVIVLLGEGIPALDGSEYLEAVHGRVAGRLREPDLLAVARTIRCVREAVAEGLLASAHDCAEGGLAVALAECSAAARLGARVAVRGAGRADAALFGEAIGRVVGSVRAGRMPDLLNLARRLAVPVQVVGTVGGDRLVVAADDAPEGRPWLDVPVTTLLQAWDSISEES; via the coding sequence ATGGCCGCCGTTCGCCCCGCCCCGGACAGGGTCGGGTCGCCCGCCCGTCCGCCGGAGCGCCCGCTCGGCGCGCTGCGTCCCGACGAGTACGCCGAGGTGTGCCGGCGGCTCGGCCGCGATCCCAGTCCGGCGGAGCTCGGCATGTTCGGCGTGATGTGGAGCGAGCACTGCGCCTACAAGCATTCGCGGACCGCGCTCCGGCGGCTGCCGACGAAGGGACGCGGGGTGCTCCGCGGTCCGGGCGAAAATGCCGGGGCGGTCGATGCCGGCGGCGGCCTGGCCGCGGTGTTCAAGATGGAGAGCCACAACCATCCGAGCGCGGTCGCGCCGTTCCACGGCGCCGCGACCGGCGTCGGCGGGATCATCCGCGACGTGCTGGCGATGGGCGCGCGTCCGGTCGCACTGCTCGACTCCCTGCGGTTCGGCCCGCTCGACGAGCCGGCGGTGGCGCCGCTGGCCCGCGGCGTGGTGGCCGGGATCGCCGCGTACGGCAACAGCATCGGCGTACCGACGGTCGGCGGAGAAGTCCGCTGCGCGCCGTGCTACCGGGCCAATCCGCTCGTCAACGTCGCGTGCCTCGGGCTCGCGCCCGCCGATGGGCTCGCCACCTCGCGCGCGGCGGGGCCCGGCAACGCGGTCGTGTACCTCGGCGCGCGGACGGGCCGGGACGGGATGCAGGGCGCCGCGTTCGCGTCGGCCGAGCTCGCCGGCAACCCGACGGACCGTTCGGCCGTGCAGATGGGGGATCCGTTCACCGGCAAATTGCTGATCGAGGCGACCCTCGAGGCGCTGGCGACCGGCGCCGTGGTCGCCCTGCAAGATATGGGCGCCGCCGGACTGACCTGTGCCTTGTCCGAGATGTCCGCGCGCGGCGAGGTCGGGATGGACGTGGACCTGCGTCTCGTGCCCCGCCGGGAAGACGGCATGACCCCCGAGGAAGTGCTGCTCTCCGAATCCCAGGAGCGGATGCTGCTGGTGGTGCAGGCCGGACGCGAGGACGAGGTGCTCCGGGTGGCGCAGCGGTGGGAATTGCCCGCGGTCGTGATCGGCCGCGTCGTGGCCGAGCCGGTGCTGACCGTGCGCGACGGCGAGCGGACGATCGTCCACCTCGATCCGCGGCATCTGACCGACGCGCCGGTGTACGCGCCCGCCGGCGTGCCGCCGGCCTATCTGGCGGAGGCACGGCACCTGGACCTCGCCGCGCTGCCGGCGCATGATCCCGTCGGCGCGCTGCTCGCCCTCCTGCGCCGGCCGGGCACCGCGAGCGCGCGCTGGATCTTCCGGCAGTACGACCACATGATTCAGACCAACACGGTCGTCGCCCCCGGCGCCGACGCCGCGGTGCTGCGCCTCAAGGACGCGCCGCCGCGCGGGCTGGCCCTTGCCGTGGACGGCAACGGCCGGTACTGTTACCTCGATCCCTACCTCGGCGGCATGCTCGCCGTGCTCGAAGCCGCCCAGAATCTCGCCTGCGCCGGGGCGGCGCCGGCCGCCGTCACGGACTGCCTCAACTTCGCGAGCCCGGAGCGTCCCGAGGTGTTCTGGACGTTTACCCAGGCCGTCGACGGCATCGCGCGGGCCTGCGAGGCGCTCGAGGTTCCGGTCGTGGGCGGCAACGTGAGCTTCTATAACGAGGCAGGCGAGGGCATCTACCCGACGCCGGTCGTGGCGATGCTCGGGCGTATGGAAGACGTGCGCCGGCACGCGACGCCGGGGTGGACCGGGGACGGCGACGTGATCGTCCTGCTGGGCGAGGGCATACCGGCGCTGGACGGCTCCGAGTATCTCGAGGCGGTGCACGGCCGGGTCGCCGGCCGGCTGCGGGAGCCCGATCTCCTCGCGGTAGCGCGAACGATCCGGTGCGTGCGGGAGGCGGTGGCGGAAGGTCTGCTCGCATCCGCGCACGACTGCGCCGAAGGCGGTCTCGCGGTCGCGCTCGCGGAGTGCTCCGCGGCGGCGCGGCTCGGCGCGCGCGTCGCGGTGCGAGGTGCCGGCCGGGCGGACGCCGCGCTGTTTGGCGAAGCGATCGGCCGCGTCGTCGGGTCGGTCCGGGCCGGCCGGATGCCCGATCTGCTCAACCTCGCCCGGCGGCTGGCCGTGCCGGTGCAGGTCGTCGGCACCGTGGGCGGCGATCGTCTCGTCGTGGCCGCCGACGACGCCCCGGAGGGCCGGCCGTGGCTCGACGTGCCCGTGACGACGCTCCTGCAGGCGTGGGACTCGATCTCGGAGGAGTCGTGA
- the purQ gene encoding phosphoribosylformylglycinamidine synthase subunit PurQ, translating into MTIGIVVFPGSNCDADTHHALRDVLGLDARYVWHQETSLDGLDAVILPGGFSYGDYLRAGAIAATSPVMRALRGYAAAGGPVLGICNGFQTLVEMRLLPGALLLNAAGEFRCRQVRIRVERTDTPFTCAMQEGDVLCLPIAHGEGRYYVTDRELARLTLERQIAFRYCDAAGHVTPVANPNGAMDNIAGVASVSGTVLGLMPHPERASEAIVGSADGRRIFESLARWIAARPAREAVAPARPAGSAAQAGASREARS; encoded by the coding sequence GTGACAATCGGCATCGTCGTCTTTCCGGGCAGCAACTGCGACGCGGATACGCATCACGCGCTTCGCGACGTGCTCGGGCTGGACGCGCGGTACGTGTGGCACCAGGAGACGTCGCTCGACGGGCTGGACGCGGTGATCCTGCCCGGCGGATTCTCCTACGGCGACTACCTGCGGGCGGGCGCGATCGCGGCGACCTCGCCGGTGATGCGCGCGCTGCGCGGCTACGCGGCGGCCGGCGGGCCGGTCCTCGGCATCTGCAACGGATTCCAGACGCTCGTCGAGATGCGCCTCTTGCCGGGGGCGCTGCTGCTGAACGCCGCGGGGGAGTTCCGGTGCCGGCAGGTGCGGATCCGCGTAGAGCGGACCGACACGCCGTTTACCTGCGCGATGCAGGAGGGCGACGTGCTGTGCCTTCCGATCGCCCACGGAGAAGGCCGCTACTACGTCACCGACCGGGAGCTGGCCCGGCTCACCCTGGAGCGGCAGATCGCGTTCCGGTACTGCGACGCGGCCGGGCACGTCACGCCCGTGGCGAACCCCAACGGCGCGATGGACAACATCGCCGGCGTGGCGAGCGTCTCCGGCACGGTGCTGGGTCTGATGCCGCACCCGGAGCGTGCGAGCGAGGCGATTGTCGGGAGCGCGGACGGCCGGCGCATCTTCGAATCGCTCGCGCGGTGGATCGCGGCGCGACCGGCCCGGGAGGCCGTGGCACCCGCCCGGCCGGCCGGCTCCGCCGCTCAGGCCGGCGCCTCCAGGGAGGCCCGCTCCTGA